Proteins from a single region of Nitrososphaerales archaeon:
- a CDS encoding SRPBCC domain-containing protein, translating to MSSQKFGTIRQRVTIDAPPSEVYDTYVNARRHSEFTGSTATGTARKGAKFEAWDGYISGKFLELEKGKRVVQEWKTSEWPTGYPPSILELRFRGEGGKTELSMVHSKVPAEQVQMYNEGWVESYWGPLKEYFKQRGRAGS from the coding sequence ATGTCGTCACAGAAGTTCGGAACCATCAGGCAGCGCGTAACCATCGACGCTCCTCCTTCGGAAGTCTATGATACATACGTCAACGCGAGGAGGCATTCGGAGTTCACCGGCTCGACCGCGACCGGAACTGCGAGAAAAGGGGCGAAGTTCGAGGCGTGGGATGGATACATCTCGGGCAAGTTCCTCGAGCTGGAAAAGGGGAAGAGAGTCGTGCAAGAGTGGAAGACCTCGGAGTGGCCCACTGGGTATCCTCCCTCGATACTCGAACTGAGGTTCAGAGGCGAGGGAGGAAAGACAGAGCTCAGCATGGTGCACTCGAAGGTCCCTGCGGAGCAGGTCCAAATGTACAATGAGGGCTGGGTCGAATCATATTGGGGCCCGCTGAAGGAGTACTTCAAGCAGCGGGGCAGAGCTGGGTCATAG
- a CDS encoding CBS domain-containing protein, translated as MTKWECYRCGHVFEGDKTPDECPNCHYSLTFWLEKAEAKVTTVRNFVKTDPLTIDVNESVMKAAQMMRKNNLGNILVLVEGKPVGIVTERDILNKVAADDLLPSSIPVRKIMSSPMISVTADTSLTEAVKLMATRKIRTLFVTDGGKPLGLLNMRSIVGDQFRIGKTLED; from the coding sequence TTGACAAAGTGGGAGTGCTACAGGTGCGGTCACGTCTTCGAGGGGGACAAGACGCCGGACGAGTGTCCCAACTGCCATTACTCGCTCACGTTCTGGCTTGAGAAGGCCGAAGCGAAGGTCACCACAGTCAGGAACTTCGTCAAGACAGACCCGCTCACGATCGACGTCAACGAGTCAGTCATGAAGGCGGCGCAGATGATGCGAAAGAACAATCTGGGCAACATCCTCGTTCTAGTAGAGGGGAAGCCCGTAGGAATAGTCACAGAGAGGGACATCCTGAACAAGGTCGCGGCAGACGATCTGCTCCCCTCCAGCATCCCTGTCAGGAAGATCATGTCATCGCCCATGATCTCGGTGACGGCCGACACCTCATTGACTGAAGCGGTCAAGCTGATGGCCACCCGCAAGATTAGGACCCTGTTCGTGACCGACGGCGGAAAGCCGCTCGGCCTCCTCAACATGAGGTCGATTGTTGGCGACCAGTTCCGAATAGGGAAGACCCTCGAAGATTAA
- a CDS encoding ABC transporter ATP-binding protein encodes MDSAISIQDLTKKFGDKAVVDAVSLEIPKGLVYGLLGPNGAGKTTIVRMLSTLIKPTSGTAKVNGFDVLSDPGKVRGSIGVLPEDTGLYDRLTARETLEFYGGVQGLSGDALSARIETLLKMFELLDRMDDGVGKYSRGMRQKLALARALIHDPPVLLLDEPTLGLDVMSTRAIREYVKTVAVEGKTVLLTSNNMYEAQLLCSQVTILNKGMVRASGTVEELEAMSKGKGLEEVFVNLVRGESSVKG; translated from the coding sequence TTGGACTCGGCCATCTCGATTCAGGACCTGACCAAGAAGTTCGGCGACAAAGCGGTCGTAGACGCCGTCTCCTTGGAGATCCCGAAGGGCTTGGTCTACGGCTTGCTGGGCCCGAACGGGGCTGGGAAGACCACGATAGTGAGGATGCTCTCGACGCTGATTAAGCCGACGTCGGGCACCGCCAAGGTGAACGGCTTCGACGTCCTTTCCGATCCAGGAAAGGTGAGGGGCAGCATAGGCGTGTTGCCAGAGGACACAGGCCTCTACGACAGGCTCACAGCCAGAGAGACGTTGGAGTTCTACGGAGGCGTACAAGGTCTCTCAGGGGACGCCCTCTCAGCGAGGATAGAAACCCTCCTGAAGATGTTCGAACTCCTCGACAGGATGGATGACGGGGTGGGGAAGTATTCCAGAGGAATGAGGCAGAAGCTTGCGCTCGCGCGTGCCCTGATTCACGACCCGCCCGTCCTTCTCCTGGACGAACCCACTCTCGGCCTTGACGTCATGTCGACGAGGGCGATACGCGAGTACGTCAAAACGGTCGCCGTGGAGGGAAAAACGGTCCTTCTTACAAGCAACAACATGTACGAGGCGCAGCTCCTCTGTAGCCAGGTGACCATACTGAACAAGGGGATGGTGAGGGCGTCCGGGACTGTGGAGGAGCTTGAGGCGATGTCGAAGGGCAAGGGACTGGAAGAGGTCTTCGTGAACTTGGTGAGAGGCGAAAGCAGTGTCAAGGGCTAG
- a CDS encoding FKBP-type peptidyl-prolyl cis-trans isomerase, which produces MSELTAQKGDTVSVHYVGKFPGGKVFDTSMKSEAVKSSLYNPARDYKPLQVTLGAHQVITGFEEALVGMKVSETKEVTLPPEKAYGRTGRHQTAGKTLQFKLLVTNIKKQ; this is translated from the coding sequence TTGAGTGAGCTCACGGCTCAGAAGGGAGACACCGTCTCGGTACACTACGTCGGGAAGTTCCCGGGTGGAAAGGTCTTCGACACGAGCATGAAGTCGGAGGCCGTCAAATCCAGCCTGTACAACCCCGCAAGGGACTACAAGCCCCTCCAGGTGACCCTCGGAGCCCATCAGGTCATCACCGGGTTCGAAGAGGCTCTCGTGGGCATGAAGGTCAGCGAGACCAAGGAGGTTACTCTGCCCCCTGAGAAGGCATACGGAAGAACGGGCAGACACCAGACGGCTGGGAAGACGCTGCAGTTCAAGCTCCTTGTGACGAACATAAAGAAGCAATAG
- a CDS encoding phosphoribosyltransferase yields the protein MSTAIFSDREQAGALLADALGELKGRDVVVLGIPRGGVVIASRVAKALGAEMDIVVTKKIGAPGEPEFALGAVTQEGDVILNEDVVGLLGVEAGYLKSEAARKAEEVKERMARFRGDRPYPSLGGKVVVIVDDGIATGSTASAAVKSVRKHAPASVIVAVPVAPAEVVAALSEEADRVVCLATPEPFFAIGQFYEKFDQVEDDEVRRLLGEFWASRLT from the coding sequence ATGTCGACCGCAATCTTCAGTGATAGGGAGCAGGCAGGGGCCCTGCTCGCGGATGCCCTAGGCGAGCTGAAGGGCCGAGACGTGGTGGTCCTCGGAATACCGAGGGGCGGAGTTGTGATCGCCAGCAGGGTTGCGAAGGCTCTTGGTGCGGAGATGGACATCGTGGTGACGAAGAAGATCGGGGCGCCCGGAGAACCAGAATTCGCGCTCGGCGCAGTCACACAGGAGGGAGACGTGATTCTGAACGAAGATGTTGTCGGGTTGCTTGGCGTCGAGGCAGGCTATCTGAAGTCGGAAGCGGCACGAAAGGCAGAGGAGGTGAAGGAGAGGATGGCGAGGTTCAGGGGCGACAGGCCGTACCCCTCGCTCGGAGGGAAGGTCGTCGTGATAGTTGACGATGGTATCGCGACGGGCAGCACCGCCTCCGCAGCAGTGAAATCGGTGAGGAAACACGCGCCGGCGTCTGTAATCGTGGCCGTGCCTGTGGCTCCAGCGGAGGTGGTTGCCGCGTTGTCTGAAGAGGCCGACAGGGTGGTCTGCCTCGCGACGCCCGAGCCTTTCTTTGCCATAGGTCAATTCTATGAGAAATTCGACCAGGTGGAGGACGACGAAGTCAGACGGTTGCTCGGTGAATTCTGGGCCAGTCGCCTGACGTAG
- a CDS encoding ABC transporter permease: MSRARTVRLVAKKEIIDMLRDRRTIITALVVPLLSFPLMFGAIGYFSNPTSNPSPVLLVNQDGGNVSLSIQHALSTTPGITFSEAPSANVTAAVQGGTYDVVAVIPNGFTTTIDSRGQANVSLYFDPGNNRAQIGVSLISGVLSRVSNGIASARLQEKGVTQADLNPIGVARIPIGKVQSVGTSIAASLFPSFLLYFTFLGGFYFMVDDIAGEKERRSLEALFTLPPSRTEIFLGKYLVAFLLSMITAVLGLVGTLFSLSEISFGGGKGSSIIGYGAFPAVFGIMVIAALSLSAVGFCISTFAKNIREAQQYLSPIFLVLFIPLYVTSFLPPSQLSQYASIPVLGLTLLMRDVITGTITVGEAGFSLATNVMFLAAVIWLGLKLLSSEKVVLRSS, encoded by the coding sequence GTGTCAAGGGCTAGGACGGTACGGCTCGTCGCGAAGAAGGAAATCATAGACATGCTCAGGGACAGAAGGACAATCATAACCGCCCTGGTCGTCCCCCTCCTGTCGTTCCCGTTGATGTTCGGTGCCATCGGCTACTTCTCGAACCCGACCTCGAACCCGTCGCCTGTCCTTCTGGTGAACCAGGACGGTGGCAACGTGTCGTTGTCAATCCAGCATGCGCTTTCCACCACGCCAGGAATCACCTTCTCCGAGGCACCGTCGGCCAACGTCACCGCGGCTGTCCAGGGAGGCACCTACGACGTGGTCGCAGTCATCCCGAACGGTTTCACTACGACAATAGACTCCAGAGGCCAAGCGAACGTCTCGCTGTACTTCGACCCGGGCAACAACCGGGCCCAGATCGGGGTGTCTCTGATCTCTGGTGTCCTGAGCCGCGTCTCCAACGGCATAGCCTCTGCTAGATTGCAGGAGAAGGGCGTGACGCAGGCCGACCTGAACCCGATTGGCGTGGCTCGCATTCCCATCGGCAAGGTTCAGAGTGTCGGCACTTCCATTGCGGCGAGTCTCTTCCCAAGCTTCCTCCTTTACTTCACATTCCTAGGTGGTTTCTATTTCATGGTGGACGACATAGCTGGCGAGAAAGAGCGAAGGAGCCTAGAGGCGCTGTTCACCCTCCCGCCTTCCAGGACGGAGATTTTCCTCGGCAAGTATCTGGTGGCGTTCCTGCTATCGATGATAACCGCGGTCCTCGGGCTCGTAGGGACTTTGTTCAGCCTTAGCGAGATAAGTTTCGGAGGAGGCAAAGGCTCCTCAATCATAGGCTATGGGGCGTTCCCGGCGGTCTTCGGGATCATGGTCATTGCCGCGCTGTCCTTGTCTGCTGTCGGGTTCTGCATCTCGACTTTCGCCAAGAACATCCGGGAGGCTCAGCAGTACCTGAGCCCCATCTTCTTGGTGCTCTTCATCCCTCTGTACGTCACGTCATTCCTGCCACCGAGCCAGCTGTCTCAGTACGCCTCGATACCCGTCCTAGGCCTCACTCTCCTGATGAGGGACGTGATAACAGGAACGATTACGGTAGGCGAAGCCGGCTTTTCGCTGGCGACGAACGTTATGTTCTTGGCTGCAGTGATCTGGCTCGGGCTGAAGCTGCTCAGCTCCGAGAAGGTTGTCCTGCGCTCATCCTGA
- a CDS encoding alpha/beta hydrolase: MPSVDAGGTTLYYEEKGRGQPVLFVHGIPTDYRAWTRQVEALSDGYRAITISRRYAAPNKRSGDLLDSTVGNNAGDLKAFIEKLGLGPVHLVGHSYGGFASAFLAADHPNLVRSLVLVEAAVSTLLVGDPNSKSQMLSLLLRSPSVALSARRFQSTALYPSIKAFEEGQMERSVELMVDGVQDRRGAFARFDKDVRNMMIENGRMIGELKTEFPHFTRIEAAKISARTLVVNGDSGTLWLRKIGELLTASIPKSGSVKIPGAAHFPHIENAAAFNQALRKFLAAS, translated from the coding sequence ATGCCGAGCGTTGACGCGGGCGGGACCACTCTGTATTACGAGGAGAAGGGCAGGGGGCAACCTGTACTCTTCGTCCATGGGATTCCCACTGACTACAGGGCTTGGACGCGACAGGTAGAGGCGCTCTCGGATGGCTATAGAGCAATCACGATCAGCAGGCGCTACGCTGCCCCCAACAAGAGAAGCGGCGACCTTCTGGACAGCACGGTGGGTAACAACGCCGGCGACCTGAAGGCGTTCATCGAGAAACTCGGGCTGGGTCCAGTCCACCTTGTGGGTCACTCCTACGGAGGCTTCGCTTCCGCGTTTCTCGCAGCCGACCACCCGAACCTTGTCCGCTCGTTGGTTCTCGTGGAGGCGGCGGTCTCCACGCTTCTTGTCGGCGACCCGAACAGCAAGTCGCAGATGCTCTCTCTCCTGCTGCGGAGCCCCTCGGTTGCTCTCTCTGCGAGAAGGTTCCAGAGCACCGCGCTGTACCCTTCGATCAAGGCCTTCGAGGAGGGCCAGATGGAAAGGTCGGTGGAGCTCATGGTGGACGGGGTTCAGGACAGACGGGGCGCATTCGCCCGGTTCGACAAGGACGTCCGTAACATGATGATTGAGAACGGGCGCATGATCGGAGAACTCAAGACCGAGTTCCCGCACTTCACACGCATCGAGGCCGCGAAGATATCGGCCAGGACCTTGGTGGTCAACGGCGACTCGGGTACCCTCTGGCTCAGGAAGATAGGTGAGCTACTAACCGCGTCGATTCCAAAGAGTGGGTCGGTAAAGATTCCAGGGGCCGCGCACTTCCCGCACATCGAGAACGCGGCGGCTTTCAACCAAGCACTTCGGAAGTTCCTCGCGGCAAGCTAG
- a CDS encoding cupin domain-containing protein: MHYFVVASKVRGKPLDREGAKGVSVKYLVGNREGASKFFLREYHVAPGGNTSLDRHPYEHEVYILKGRANVKVGTTTRRVGVGNAVFVPSNKEHQFRNAGKRELVFLCVKGAEELYVHPRRT; the protein is encoded by the coding sequence TTGCACTACTTCGTCGTTGCCTCGAAGGTCAGGGGGAAGCCGCTGGACAGGGAAGGAGCGAAGGGCGTGTCTGTGAAGTATCTCGTTGGAAATCGGGAGGGAGCGTCGAAATTCTTCCTGAGGGAATACCACGTAGCACCAGGAGGCAACACCTCCCTCGACAGGCACCCCTACGAGCACGAGGTCTATATCCTCAAGGGGAGGGCGAATGTGAAGGTCGGGACAACAACCAGAAGAGTGGGCGTAGGCAACGCAGTATTTGTCCCATCGAACAAGGAACATCAGTTCAGGAACGCGGGGAAGCGGGAGCTCGTCTTCCTCTGCGTGAAGGGAGCCGAGGAGCTCTACGTCCACCCAAGACGGACCTAG